In Fusobacterium periodonticum ATCC 33693, a single genomic region encodes these proteins:
- a CDS encoding DNA alkylation repair protein codes for MEIESLEFKTEKEYKEFLDYLFSIRDIEYRDFNTKIIVPVDCEIIGIRTPILKDMAKKIAKTSFENFLNLFEKLFIKKKVKYYEEKALYGFLIGYSKMEFQDRLKRIDFFVNIIDNWAVCDIVDSTFKFINKNKEEFYTYLTSKLPATNPWEQRFIFVILLAYYVEDKYLKDIFKICEKIKSGEYYVNMAKAWLLSVCYVKHRDETYKFLEKTKLDAWTVNKAIQKVRESLRVTKEEKGKILILKRK; via the coding sequence ATGGAAATTGAAAGTTTAGAATTTAAAACTGAAAAAGAATATAAGGAATTTTTAGACTATCTTTTTTCAATAAGAGATATTGAATATAGAGATTTCAATACTAAAATAATTGTGCCTGTGGATTGTGAGATAATTGGAATAAGGACTCCAATTTTAAAAGATATGGCTAAAAAAATAGCTAAAACTTCCTTTGAAAACTTTTTGAATCTTTTTGAAAAATTATTTATTAAAAAGAAAGTTAAATATTATGAAGAAAAGGCTTTATATGGTTTTTTAATTGGCTATTCAAAGATGGAATTTCAAGATAGGTTAAAAAGGATAGATTTTTTTGTAAATATCATTGATAATTGGGCAGTTTGTGACATAGTTGACTCAACTTTTAAATTTATTAATAAAAATAAGGAAGAATTTTATACTTATTTGACTTCTAAATTACCAGCAACAAATCCATGGGAACAAAGATTTATCTTTGTGATATTACTTGCTTATTATGTAGAAGATAAATATTTAAAAGATATTTTTAAGATCTGTGAAAAAATAAAATCAGGAGAATACTATGTTAACATGGCTAAAGCTTGGTTATTGTCAGTTTGCTATGTTAAACATAGAGATGAAACTTATAAATTCTTAGAAAAGACTAAACTAGATGCTTGGACAGTTAATAAAGCTATTCAAAAAGTTAGGGAATCTCTGAGAGTTACAAAAGAAGAAAAAGGAAAAATACTGATTTTAAAAAGAAAATAA